A single genomic interval of Alcaligenes sp. SDU_A2 harbors:
- a CDS encoding acylphosphatase, which translates to MSQETVDVRVRGKVQGVGFRAAAVRHAHLYGVHGWVSNAADGSVELVLQGDADQLDRMISWLHRGPDLAVVEQVELHRSYSEKQYGRFDIR; encoded by the coding sequence ATGAGCCAGGAAACAGTGGATGTCCGGGTCAGGGGCAAAGTGCAGGGCGTGGGGTTTCGGGCGGCGGCTGTGCGTCATGCCCATCTATATGGTGTGCATGGATGGGTCAGCAATGCAGCGGACGGCTCGGTAGAGCTGGTGCTTCAGGGCGATGCGGATCAGCTTGACCGTATGATCAGCTGGCTGCATCGTGGGCCGGACCTGGCTGTGGTCGAACAGGTGGAGTTGCACCGGTCGTATTCGGAAAAACAGTATGGCCGTTTCGACATCCGCTGA
- a CDS encoding EAL domain-containing protein: protein MNLSRFFSFSLHRAARALRSVAIALLIALSAVGTVQSQSPLVRVGVYDNPPKLFLDNQNQPGGIMGELLMEIARRQSWTIEAVECEWQQCLNALQSGLVDLVPGVAHNSMRESLYSFHSTPVLEDWSQLFTADDTLIRALNDLKGKRIAVMAGTIQFSQLSTILESLELHATVVTADSQAGALALVRDKQADAAVVGHLFGMRYASDYGLKNAPIRFEPTSAFYITAQGQHPELLAAIDAQLAQWHANADSFYIDTLSQWGIRLIEKPPKPWIMPSLMILAALLLIALLTVYLMRSGLRRQRKKLVETEHRMHTVLDAIDAYVYIKDSRFRYLYANHKLCKDLNYTAQSIVGKTDDDLYANKQTIHEFRRNDEQVLYSGERLAVEEVVRDRKGEARATLFSIKVPVVDPETQQAVLYGISTNISALKATQSENYRLAFYDPLTELPNRRLLLQRLEQHLQTVEPCQSPSALYFLDLDRFKHINDARGHAIGDTMLRLVARRLSLLIDAQDIVARLGGDEFVILKILQPGSLQECRQQALDFAEQLRSRLEEPYIIEAQPYLSSGSIGLTLVTDKTLNAEALMRQADTAMYRSKESGRNQITLYEAGMQEALEEHLSLQHDLTFAIGSDQLRLFVQSQYDEQGRICGAEVLLRWHHPTRGVLTPNRFIPLAESTDLITPLGDWIVASVCDLLLQTPQATFPISINVSPIQFRRPDFAARIRQILKSSGAPAHRLIFEITEGVLMEDSASASIIMSELTDLGIRFSIDDFGTGYSNLAALRRLPLYELKIDRSLIMGVPGTQEANAIVRTVLAMARQLRLHVVAEGVESEPQKAFLLRRGCHALQGYLLSPPQAIEQWIKTVHQEPASRS from the coding sequence ATGAATCTGTCCCGTTTTTTCTCCTTTTCGCTGCACAGGGCGGCCCGTGCGCTGCGCAGCGTAGCCATCGCGCTGCTGATCGCACTGAGCGCAGTGGGAACGGTACAGTCCCAATCCCCGCTGGTGCGTGTCGGTGTCTACGACAATCCGCCCAAACTGTTTCTGGACAACCAGAACCAGCCGGGCGGCATCATGGGCGAGTTGCTGATGGAAATCGCCCGTCGCCAAAGTTGGACGATCGAGGCGGTCGAGTGCGAATGGCAGCAATGCCTCAATGCCCTGCAAAGCGGCCTGGTCGATCTGGTGCCTGGCGTGGCGCACAACAGCATGCGCGAATCACTGTACAGTTTCCACAGCACCCCCGTGTTGGAGGACTGGTCACAACTGTTCACGGCCGACGACACCCTGATCCGCGCGCTGAACGATCTGAAAGGCAAACGCATCGCCGTCATGGCCGGCACCATACAGTTTTCCCAGTTAAGTACCATCCTGGAGTCCCTGGAACTGCATGCCACGGTCGTGACCGCCGACTCACAAGCCGGTGCACTGGCCTTGGTACGGGACAAACAGGCCGACGCTGCCGTCGTGGGTCATCTGTTCGGCATGCGCTATGCCAGCGACTATGGCCTAAAGAACGCACCGATCCGCTTTGAGCCTACCAGCGCCTTTTATATCACCGCCCAAGGCCAGCACCCGGAACTACTGGCGGCCATCGATGCGCAACTGGCCCAATGGCACGCCAATGCGGATTCCTTCTATATCGATACCCTAAGCCAGTGGGGCATACGCCTAATCGAAAAACCGCCCAAGCCCTGGATCATGCCATCCCTGATGATTCTGGCGGCTTTGTTGCTGATCGCCCTGTTGACTGTTTACCTGATGCGCAGCGGCCTGCGCCGGCAACGCAAAAAACTGGTCGAAACCGAGCACCGCATGCACACCGTCCTGGATGCCATCGATGCCTATGTCTACATCAAAGACAGCCGTTTTCGCTACCTGTATGCCAACCACAAACTGTGCAAGGATCTGAACTACACGGCCCAGAGCATCGTGGGCAAGACCGACGATGATCTGTATGCCAATAAACAGACCATCCACGAATTCCGTCGCAACGACGAACAGGTGCTGTACAGCGGGGAACGGCTGGCCGTGGAAGAGGTCGTGCGCGACCGCAAAGGCGAGGCACGCGCCACCCTGTTTTCCATCAAGGTGCCTGTTGTGGACCCCGAAACGCAACAAGCCGTGCTCTACGGTATCTCCACCAATATTTCCGCCCTGAAGGCGACACAATCGGAGAACTACCGTCTGGCTTTCTACGATCCGCTGACCGAACTGCCCAATCGCCGCCTGCTGCTGCAACGTCTGGAGCAGCACCTGCAAACCGTGGAACCCTGCCAAAGCCCTAGCGCCCTGTATTTCCTGGACCTGGATCGTTTCAAACACATTAACGATGCGCGCGGCCATGCCATCGGCGACACCATGCTGCGCCTGGTGGCGCGCCGCCTGTCGTTGCTGATCGATGCGCAGGACATTGTGGCCCGCTTGGGCGGTGACGAATTCGTTATTCTAAAAATTCTCCAGCCCGGTTCTTTGCAAGAATGCCGCCAGCAGGCGCTGGATTTTGCAGAGCAACTGCGCTCCCGTCTGGAAGAGCCTTACATTATCGAGGCCCAGCCCTATCTGAGCAGTGGCAGCATCGGCCTGACCCTGGTCACCGACAAGACGCTGAACGCCGAAGCGCTGATGCGCCAGGCCGATACCGCCATGTACCGCTCCAAAGAAAGCGGCCGCAATCAGATCACCCTGTACGAAGCAGGCATGCAAGAAGCCCTGGAAGAACACCTGAGCCTGCAGCACGACCTGACGTTTGCCATTGGCTCGGACCAGTTGCGTCTTTTTGTGCAGTCCCAGTACGACGAACAAGGACGGATCTGCGGCGCGGAAGTATTGCTGCGCTGGCACCACCCCACGCGCGGCGTCCTGACGCCCAATCGTTTCATTCCTTTGGCCGAAAGCACGGATCTGATCACACCGCTGGGCGACTGGATCGTGGCCTCGGTCTGCGATCTTCTGTTGCAGACCCCGCAGGCCACGTTCCCCATTTCCATTAATGTCAGCCCCATCCAGTTTCGCCGACCCGACTTTGCGGCCCGTATCCGCCAGATCCTGAAAAGCAGCGGCGCACCCGCCCATCGCCTGATTTTTGAAATCACCGAAGGCGTGCTCATGGAAGATTCTGCCTCGGCCAGCATCATCATGAGCGAGCTGACCGACCTGGGCATACGCTTTTCCATCGACGATTTCGGCACCGGCTATTCCAACCTGGCCGCTCTGCGCCGCCTGCCGCTGTACGAGCTGAAAATCGACCGCAGCCTGATCATGGGCGTACCAGGCACCCAGGAAGCCAATGCCATCGTGCGCACTGTCCTGGCCATGGCCCGCCAGCTACGCCTGCATGTTGTGGCCGAAGGCGTGGAAAGCGAACCGCAAAAAGCCTTTTTGCTGCGCCGTGGCTGCCACGCCCTGCAAGGCTACCTACTCAGCCCACCCCAAGCCATCGAGCAGTGGATCAAGACCGTGCATCAAGAACCCGCTTCCCGGTCATAA
- a CDS encoding helix-turn-helix domain-containing transcriptional regulator, producing the protein MDSISLSVWDSTQYLQTEQNMTLYFEACMEDAGDDGAFIAKALGHIARAQGRNQQFEKSV; encoded by the coding sequence ATGGACAGCATCAGCTTGAGTGTGTGGGACAGTACCCAATACCTTCAGACAGAGCAAAACATGACTTTGTATTTCGAAGCATGCATGGAAGATGCGGGGGATGATGGGGCTTTTATTGCCAAGGCTTTAGGACATATTGCCCGTGCCCAGGGTAGAAACCAACAGTTTGAAAAATCAGTTTGA
- the cas2e gene encoding type I-E CRISPR-associated endoribonuclease Cas2e gives MSMLVVVTEAVPPRLRGRLAVWLLEVRAGVYVGDVSRRVREMIWYQIVELAEDGNVVMAWAASTESGFDFITYGSNRRMPIDFDGLRLVRFQPEGMDDV, from the coding sequence ATGAGCATGCTGGTTGTGGTCACTGAAGCGGTACCGCCGCGATTGCGGGGACGTTTGGCAGTCTGGTTGCTGGAAGTACGCGCTGGTGTTTATGTTGGCGATGTCAGCCGGCGGGTGCGCGAAATGATCTGGTATCAGATTGTTGAACTGGCCGAAGATGGGAATGTGGTCATGGCGTGGGCTGCTAGCACGGAATCCGGTTTTGACTTTATTACATATGGTTCAAATCGCCGTATGCCGATCGATTTTGACGGTTTACGATTGGTGCGGTTTCAGCCTGAAGGAATGGACGATGTCTGA
- the cas1e gene encoding type I-E CRISPR-associated endonuclease Cas1e, whose amino-acid sequence MAYLPLRPIPIKERNSMIFVGMGRIDVRDGAFVVIDEVNGERMHIPVGSVVCIMLEPGTRISHAAIKLAATTGTLLIWVGEAGVRLYSAGQPGGARSDKLLYQAQLALDSDLRLKVVRKMFELRFGEPAPQRRSIDQLRGVEGARVRATYQVLAKKFGVSWQGRRYDPKDWAAGDIANQCVSAATSCLYGVTEAAVLAAGYAPAIGFLHSGKPLSFVYDIADIVKFETVVPVAFKIAAEQPRHPDREVRQACREVFRSSRLLGRLIPLIEDVLAAGEIAPPAPPEDAQPPAIPEPPSIGDQGHRSS is encoded by the coding sequence ATGGCGTACCTTCCTTTACGCCCTATCCCGATTAAAGAGCGCAACTCCATGATCTTTGTGGGTATGGGGCGTATTGATGTTAGGGACGGGGCATTCGTGGTCATTGACGAAGTCAATGGCGAGCGTATGCATATACCGGTTGGCTCGGTAGTGTGCATCATGCTGGAGCCAGGTACCCGTATTAGTCATGCAGCGATTAAATTGGCGGCGACTACTGGCACGTTGCTGATTTGGGTAGGTGAAGCCGGGGTTAGGTTGTATTCGGCTGGACAGCCTGGCGGCGCTCGTTCCGACAAATTGTTGTATCAGGCACAACTGGCATTGGATTCGGATTTGCGCCTGAAGGTAGTACGCAAGATGTTCGAGCTGCGTTTTGGTGAACCGGCACCACAACGGCGCAGTATTGATCAATTACGAGGTGTAGAGGGTGCGCGGGTGCGGGCAACCTATCAAGTGTTGGCCAAGAAATTTGGCGTTAGTTGGCAAGGACGGCGATACGATCCTAAGGATTGGGCGGCGGGCGATATTGCCAATCAGTGCGTTAGCGCGGCTACCTCATGCTTGTATGGGGTGACCGAAGCGGCTGTATTGGCAGCCGGCTATGCACCGGCTATCGGATTTTTGCATAGCGGAAAACCTTTGTCTTTTGTCTACGATATTGCTGATATCGTGAAGTTTGAAACAGTCGTGCCTGTGGCATTCAAAATTGCAGCCGAGCAGCCCAGGCACCCGGATCGGGAAGTTCGCCAGGCCTGTCGAGAAGTCTTTCGAAGTAGCCGTTTGCTGGGCCGCCTTATCCCGTTGATCGAGGATGTATTGGCGGCCGGTGAAATCGCGCCGCCGGCTCCGCCCGAGGATGCGCAACCCCCTGCCATTCCAGAGCCACCTTCTATTGGCGACCAAGGGCATCGTAGTAGTTAG
- the cas6e gene encoding type I-E CRISPR-associated protein Cas6/Cse3/CasE encodes MYLSKISLAPGGAGQLIAQTLSRNGAYAEHQVLWQLFTDQAARTFIFRQEMSPGGMQFYVLSEQAPAAHPAFVVRSKAFRPRLAVGQKLAFSLRANPTVCSDHKRHDVLMHAKQRSRQQGLNPEQCQAAMEQAAQDWLGQDRRAREWGFSLDMPAAVDGYMQHQSRKKKGTIRFSSVDYQGVLTIQNPDLFWQQYCLGYGRAKALGCGLMLLRPV; translated from the coding sequence ATGTATTTGTCCAAGATCAGCTTGGCCCCGGGTGGGGCAGGGCAGTTGATCGCACAGACTTTGAGCCGAAATGGTGCTTACGCCGAGCATCAGGTGTTGTGGCAGTTGTTTACCGACCAGGCTGCACGCACGTTTATTTTCCGTCAGGAAATGAGCCCCGGTGGTATGCAGTTTTATGTCTTGTCCGAGCAGGCACCTGCGGCTCATCCCGCGTTTGTGGTGCGCAGCAAAGCGTTTCGGCCACGTCTGGCAGTTGGTCAGAAGTTGGCATTCAGTCTGCGGGCCAATCCTACGGTGTGTTCTGATCACAAGCGCCACGATGTCCTGATGCATGCCAAACAGCGGTCCAGGCAGCAAGGCTTGAATCCAGAGCAGTGCCAAGCTGCGATGGAACAGGCCGCCCAGGACTGGCTGGGGCAGGACAGGCGAGCCCGGGAATGGGGGTTCTCTTTGGATATGCCTGCTGCGGTGGATGGGTATATGCAGCATCAAAGCCGGAAAAAGAAAGGCACGATTCGTTTTTCCAGTGTCGATTATCAAGGGGTGTTGACGATCCAGAATCCTGATCTTTTTTGGCAGCAGTATTGTCTTGGGTATGGGCGAGCCAAGGCCCTGGGCTGCGGCCTGATGCTTCTTCGGCCCGTGTAA
- the cas5e gene encoding type I-E CRISPR-associated protein Cas5/CasD: MQQYLVFRLYGPLASWGTTAVGEERPTASMPSRSALLGLLGAALGIRRDDETALSALQSSVCFGIKQCAPGTLLRDYHTAQVPPQRSKVVHLTRQSELSDPSPETILSKRDYRCDGLWVVAVWLSQGAVYTLEQLQQALRQPVFQLYLGRKSCPPALPLAPALCSAVNLKDALNQPFAPLTRSLKEDGWWLQQDSWARYSWEGDQDRLGGDVSHAVRTTPWDEPLNRARWQFSQRVCYQLDEQEA, encoded by the coding sequence ATGCAGCAATACCTGGTTTTTCGTCTATATGGTCCGCTCGCCAGTTGGGGAACCACGGCTGTGGGCGAGGAGCGTCCGACGGCAAGTATGCCGTCGCGCTCAGCCTTGCTGGGCTTGCTGGGAGCGGCTCTGGGCATCCGGCGCGACGATGAAACGGCCTTGAGCGCGTTACAGAGCAGTGTTTGTTTTGGCATTAAGCAATGCGCACCGGGCACCTTGCTGCGTGACTATCACACCGCCCAGGTACCGCCGCAGCGCAGCAAGGTTGTGCACCTGACTCGCCAGTCGGAACTGTCGGACCCAAGCCCAGAGACCATCCTATCCAAGCGGGATTATCGCTGTGACGGTTTGTGGGTCGTGGCGGTCTGGTTGAGCCAAGGCGCTGTTTATACCTTGGAGCAATTGCAGCAGGCATTGCGGCAGCCTGTCTTTCAGTTGTATCTGGGTCGGAAATCGTGCCCGCCCGCCTTGCCGCTGGCACCTGCCTTATGCAGTGCCGTCAATTTGAAAGACGCGTTGAATCAGCCTTTTGCGCCCTTGACGCGTTCTCTTAAAGAGGATGGCTGGTGGCTGCAACAGGATAGCTGGGCCCGGTATAGCTGGGAGGGTGATCAGGATCGGTTGGGCGGCGATGTGTCGCATGCCGTTCGTACGACACCTTGGGATGAGCCGTTGAATCGGGCACGCTGGCAATTTTCCCAGCGTGTGTGCTATCAGCTCGATGAGCAGGAGGCATAA
- the cas7e gene encoding type I-E CRISPR-associated protein Cas7/Cse4/CasC yields MSEFIQLHLLTSYPPANLNRDDLGRPKTALMGGTERLRISSQSLKRHWRVSELFQQALAGHLGTRTKRFGLEIHQQLVDAGIADKQAREWAASIAAVFGKGKKDSLEIEQLAHISPAEQKAARDLVKRLAEEKRAPSKEELALLKHDHSAVDIALFGRMLASSPEYSVEAACQVAHAISVHSVVVEDDYFTAVDDLNDGKDDAGSAHIGESGFAAALFYSYICINKSQLLESLGGKQDLTRQTIRALVEAATKVAPSGKQNSFASRAYASYVLVEKGAQQPRSLSVAFLKPVHGEDYLFDAVAALEQQVERFDHAYGACADQRCTLNVAAGQGSLNEVLDFASA; encoded by the coding sequence GTGAGTGAATTTATTCAGCTGCATCTGTTGACCTCTTACCCTCCTGCCAATTTGAACCGAGATGATCTCGGGCGTCCCAAGACAGCCTTGATGGGCGGTACGGAACGTTTGCGTATTAGCTCGCAAAGCTTGAAACGTCACTGGCGTGTCTCGGAGCTGTTCCAGCAAGCATTGGCAGGCCATTTGGGTACGCGTACCAAGCGTTTTGGCCTGGAAATTCATCAACAGTTAGTTGATGCGGGCATAGCGGATAAGCAGGCGCGCGAATGGGCCGCTTCAATTGCAGCCGTGTTTGGCAAAGGAAAAAAAGACTCTTTGGAAATTGAGCAGTTGGCTCATATCAGCCCTGCAGAGCAGAAAGCGGCCCGCGATCTGGTCAAACGGCTGGCAGAAGAAAAGCGCGCACCCAGCAAAGAAGAACTGGCCTTGCTTAAACATGATCACAGCGCCGTCGATATTGCTTTGTTCGGTCGTATGCTGGCGTCCAGCCCGGAATATTCCGTCGAAGCGGCTTGCCAGGTCGCGCATGCCATCAGTGTGCATTCCGTGGTGGTCGAAGATGATTATTTCACCGCTGTGGACGATTTGAACGATGGCAAGGACGATGCCGGTTCGGCCCATATCGGCGAATCGGGTTTTGCGGCGGCTTTGTTTTACAGCTACATCTGCATCAATAAAAGCCAGTTGTTGGAAAGCCTGGGCGGCAAGCAAGACCTGACTCGTCAGACCATCCGGGCCTTGGTTGAAGCGGCTACAAAAGTGGCTCCGTCCGGCAAGCAAAACAGTTTTGCCAGTCGCGCCTATGCCAGCTATGTGCTGGTTGAAAAAGGCGCTCAGCAGCCACGATCCTTGTCGGTCGCTTTTCTTAAACCTGTGCATGGTGAGGACTATCTGTTTGATGCGGTCGCTGCCCTGGAACAACAGGTCGAACGTTTTGATCACGCCTATGGAGCGTGCGCCGATCAGCGTTGCACCTTGAACGTCGCAGCGGGACAAGGTTCGCTGAACGAAGTGCTGGACTTTGCAAGCGCGTAA
- the casB gene encoding type I-E CRISPR-associated protein Cse2/CasB, with product MNSKTVQEKALRWWCSMVQSRDELEKQGIRPAPTRYRAELKRCAAVDDIVLTEGFRALWFSVADAQEPDADLDVECLAVIAGVLAYVAVNGGSSVGGAAGKVDKDKSSGKPLVSEQRFYKLLHVRSPNDLLRQLRRLAQQLGHTLPVEAVAADIVKWFDEKRRLRPGRTDQRVVVRWATDYFRAAAAAKK from the coding sequence ATGAATAGCAAAACGGTACAGGAAAAGGCGCTGCGCTGGTGGTGCAGCATGGTGCAAAGCCGAGATGAGCTGGAAAAGCAGGGCATCAGACCAGCGCCGACACGATATCGGGCCGAACTGAAGCGTTGCGCCGCGGTGGACGACATTGTGCTGACCGAAGGGTTCAGGGCCTTGTGGTTCAGTGTGGCGGATGCTCAGGAACCGGATGCGGATCTGGATGTGGAGTGCCTGGCTGTCATTGCGGGTGTTTTGGCCTATGTGGCCGTTAATGGCGGCTCCTCGGTCGGGGGGGCGGCCGGAAAGGTCGACAAGGATAAATCCTCGGGCAAACCACTGGTTAGCGAACAGCGTTTTTATAAGTTGCTGCACGTTCGCAGCCCTAACGATTTATTGCGTCAGCTGCGTCGGCTGGCACAGCAGCTTGGGCATACCCTGCCTGTGGAAGCGGTCGCCGCAGACATTGTGAAATGGTTTGATGAAAAGCGCCGTCTGCGTCCAGGCCGAACAGACCAGCGGGTCGTGGTGCGGTGGGCTACGGATTATTTCCGGGCTGCTGCAGCCGCCAAGAAATAA
- the casA gene encoding type I-E CRISPR-associated protein Cse1/CasA — protein sequence MQNLLTDPWLPFRLRDGSTQVLPVTAMVRDDIVDLALPREDFASAAYVLLIAILQTAMQPDDEEEWIDWFYDVPSEAALAQRLARIGHAFQISGSGPCFMQDFDLLEANKPVPVSGLLIDAPGENTIKKNTDHFIKRGVGAVMSPGMAALALWTLQVNAPAGGAGHRVGLRGGGPLTVLVLPEDPQASLWQKLWFNVIHKDLWPYDEPDLRSGMVFPWLAPTRQSEQPGTEVYAHDVHPLQMYWSMPRRIRLIVEDRAAVCAISGVDTDQSVRSYKTQNYGINYAGNWDHPLTPYRWDPKKPDSPELSLKGQPGGLNYKIWDVLTISSHQHGQRCPRNVVQYDSARRGLEQRGRIVPQLWVSGYDMDNMKARGWHAASMPVFAVSSEQQTSILIVIKELQELANLALWHCRSKIKAAWFESPGEAKGDMSFVDVSFWQSTESDFFDVVRSIVHSDGQVLNSAPAEQWLRILRETALRIFDQYAFTELGDVRSMSKRMQARRHLQGWLQVGKEVKAFKSAYQIQQTAQQESVAHE from the coding sequence ATGCAAAATTTACTGACCGACCCCTGGCTGCCGTTCCGGCTCCGGGACGGCTCTACTCAAGTCCTGCCGGTGACGGCGATGGTTCGTGACGATATTGTGGATCTGGCCTTGCCGCGCGAGGATTTCGCCAGTGCCGCCTATGTCCTGCTGATTGCCATTTTGCAGACAGCCATGCAGCCGGACGACGAAGAAGAATGGATTGATTGGTTTTATGACGTCCCTTCCGAGGCTGCTTTGGCCCAACGTTTGGCACGAATCGGACATGCTTTTCAAATAAGTGGTTCCGGGCCGTGTTTCATGCAGGATTTTGATTTGTTGGAAGCAAATAAGCCTGTGCCGGTCTCAGGTCTTTTAATCGATGCGCCCGGCGAAAACACCATCAAGAAAAATACCGACCACTTCATCAAGCGGGGTGTCGGTGCGGTCATGTCGCCAGGCATGGCTGCCTTGGCGCTGTGGACGTTGCAGGTGAATGCGCCGGCAGGCGGCGCGGGTCATCGTGTCGGTTTGCGCGGGGGCGGGCCGCTGACGGTGCTGGTCTTGCCCGAGGACCCGCAGGCATCACTCTGGCAAAAGTTGTGGTTCAACGTGATACACAAGGATCTTTGGCCCTACGACGAGCCGGATCTGCGCAGCGGGATGGTTTTTCCGTGGCTGGCCCCGACTCGGCAAAGTGAGCAGCCGGGTACTGAAGTGTATGCGCACGATGTACATCCCTTGCAGATGTACTGGTCCATGCCGCGTCGCATTCGTCTGATTGTGGAGGATCGTGCTGCCGTATGTGCCATCAGTGGTGTCGACACCGACCAGTCCGTACGTAGTTACAAAACACAAAACTACGGAATCAATTATGCCGGTAACTGGGATCATCCTTTGACGCCTTATCGGTGGGACCCTAAAAAGCCGGATTCACCTGAGTTGTCTTTAAAGGGGCAGCCCGGCGGTCTGAACTACAAGATCTGGGATGTGCTGACCATCAGCAGCCATCAGCATGGGCAGCGTTGTCCCAGAAATGTCGTGCAGTACGACTCTGCGCGTAGGGGCCTGGAGCAACGCGGGCGCATTGTGCCTCAGCTATGGGTGTCGGGGTACGACATGGACAATATGAAGGCGCGTGGCTGGCATGCGGCTTCCATGCCGGTGTTTGCGGTGTCCTCCGAGCAGCAAACATCCATTCTTATCGTCATCAAGGAACTGCAGGAGTTGGCCAACCTGGCGCTATGGCACTGCCGCAGCAAGATCAAGGCAGCCTGGTTCGAAAGTCCTGGCGAGGCTAAGGGCGATATGTCCTTTGTGGATGTCAGCTTTTGGCAGAGCACGGAATCCGATTTTTTTGATGTGGTCAGGAGCATCGTTCATAGCGACGGACAGGTGCTGAACAGCGCGCCAGCAGAACAGTGGTTGCGCATCTTGCGGGAGACGGCTTTGAGAATTTTCGATCAGTACGCATTTACAGAGCTGGGCGATGTGCGCTCCATGAGCAAGCGTATGCAGGCCCGGCGTCATCTGCAGGGCTGGCTACAGGTTGGCAAGGAGGTGAAAGCCTTTAAATCAGCGTATCAGATTCAACAAACGGCACAGCAGGAGAGCGTGGCGCATGAATAG